The following are encoded in a window of Planctomycetaceae bacterium genomic DNA:
- a CDS encoding heme-binding protein yields MILRSPFTLLASILLASVLPGISVEDCRAQEKATKQKTAKKAPPKREQKVGPAIGGNKATPIDRITAAKGFQVELLYSVPGEDQGSWVNLCTDNKGRLLVSDQFGGLYRITPPAAGQSVERSSVERVPADIRAVNGMVWAFDALYVGVNDYEQKIPSGLYRITDSDGDDQLDKVEFLHEVKSRGDHGVHAVVPTPDGKALYLVTGNNTTPPPLAATSQVPQVWGEDHLLPSMPDGRGHNRGVLAPGGIIYRVSPDGRQFEAYASGFRNVFDAAVNRDGELFTYDADMEYDFNTPWYRPTRICLVTSGAEFGWRNGAGKRMPFYADNLPGVLDIGPGSPTGMAFGYGAKFPARYQNALFALDWSWGKLYAVHLEPDGSSYKATREEFVTGAPLPITDAIIHPGDGAMYFTIGGRRVQSGLYRVTYVGDESTAPADPAPSVSEARNTRHLLESFHGHQDSAAIQTAWPYLSDDDRFIRWAARVAVEHQPTSEWADKAFSEEDPAKQVEALLALARVSGVCPQHRKDDTPAVNKEMRDQLLSAVVAIDASSLELQQQLTLQRTIQIILNRFGRPDDVMVQKLIHRFDPMFPSTSPELNWLLCETLAWLQSPTVAEKAIALMASAPTQEEQMQYARSIRLLTAGWTPETHTAYFEWFLKAANYKGGASFDKFIEFIRTDAVASLTEAERESMADLLAKKPEKKSALENLGAVFEGRSETKWTLDELSAAAQSEMTGRDFGNGQKMFAAAGCYACHRFGSVGGMTGPDLTSAGRRFSAHDLLDQVLNPSKVINEQFSAITVLTEDGLTHTGVVVNLNGDSMTLNTDLTDPNQRVNIDRKQIEELIVSTTSPMPAGLFNRMTKDEILDLMAYLISGGDMAHEYFKQ; encoded by the coding sequence ATGATCTTACGCTCTCCATTCACCTTGCTGGCCAGCATCCTGCTGGCTTCTGTTCTGCCGGGAATTTCTGTCGAAGACTGTCGCGCGCAGGAGAAAGCGACAAAGCAAAAAACGGCAAAGAAGGCACCCCCAAAACGAGAACAGAAGGTGGGACCGGCGATTGGCGGCAACAAGGCAACGCCCATCGATCGCATCACGGCCGCCAAAGGCTTTCAGGTCGAATTACTGTATTCTGTGCCAGGGGAAGATCAGGGTTCGTGGGTAAATCTGTGTACCGACAACAAAGGTCGGTTACTGGTGAGTGATCAGTTTGGCGGTTTGTATCGCATCACACCTCCGGCGGCTGGCCAGTCTGTCGAGCGATCATCCGTTGAGCGTGTTCCAGCGGATATTCGTGCTGTCAACGGCATGGTTTGGGCGTTCGATGCCTTGTATGTGGGTGTCAACGATTACGAACAGAAGATTCCATCCGGGTTGTATCGTATCACGGATAGTGACGGCGACGACCAGTTGGACAAGGTTGAGTTTCTGCACGAAGTGAAATCCAGGGGTGATCATGGCGTTCATGCTGTTGTTCCCACACCTGATGGAAAAGCTTTGTATCTGGTGACGGGCAACAACACGACGCCACCACCATTGGCGGCAACGTCTCAGGTCCCCCAGGTCTGGGGAGAAGATCATTTGTTGCCAAGCATGCCGGATGGGAGAGGTCATAACCGTGGTGTACTGGCTCCCGGCGGCATCATTTATCGAGTTTCTCCCGACGGCAGGCAGTTCGAGGCTTACGCGTCAGGATTTCGGAACGTCTTCGATGCGGCGGTCAATCGTGATGGTGAATTGTTCACCTACGACGCCGATATGGAATACGACTTTAACACTCCGTGGTATCGACCTACTCGGATATGCCTGGTAACCAGCGGGGCTGAGTTCGGATGGCGCAATGGTGCTGGCAAGCGAATGCCCTTCTATGCAGACAATCTACCGGGCGTGCTGGATATCGGACCAGGATCACCTACCGGAATGGCGTTTGGTTACGGCGCTAAGTTTCCAGCTCGATACCAGAACGCTTTGTTCGCTCTGGACTGGAGCTGGGGCAAGTTATACGCCGTTCATCTGGAACCGGACGGATCTTCGTATAAGGCGACCCGAGAAGAGTTTGTCACAGGCGCGCCGTTGCCCATTACGGACGCAATTATCCACCCGGGTGACGGGGCGATGTATTTCACAATCGGCGGCCGTCGCGTTCAGTCCGGGTTGTACCGTGTCACCTACGTGGGTGATGAGTCCACAGCGCCAGCAGATCCAGCGCCTTCGGTAAGCGAAGCACGCAACACGCGCCATCTTCTGGAATCGTTTCATGGTCACCAGGATTCTGCAGCAATTCAGACGGCCTGGCCATACCTGTCTGACGATGATCGATTTATTCGATGGGCTGCTCGCGTTGCTGTTGAGCATCAGCCGACCAGCGAGTGGGCCGACAAGGCGTTTTCGGAAGAAGATCCCGCCAAACAGGTTGAGGCTTTGTTGGCTCTGGCACGCGTTTCAGGGGTTTGTCCGCAGCATCGGAAAGACGACACTCCCGCCGTGAACAAAGAGATGCGGGATCAACTGTTGTCGGCAGTTGTCGCAATCGACGCCTCTTCTCTGGAGCTGCAGCAACAGCTGACCCTGCAGCGAACGATTCAGATCATTCTGAACCGATTCGGCCGGCCGGATGATGTTATGGTGCAGAAGCTGATTCATCGTTTTGATCCGATGTTTCCATCAACATCACCCGAGCTGAACTGGTTGTTGTGCGAAACGCTGGCCTGGTTGCAGTCTCCAACAGTCGCAGAAAAGGCCATTGCATTGATGGCTTCAGCACCGACTCAGGAGGAGCAGATGCAATATGCCCGATCTATTCGGTTGTTGACGGCCGGGTGGACACCGGAAACACACACCGCCTACTTCGAATGGTTCCTGAAGGCCGCCAATTACAAGGGAGGGGCCAGCTTCGACAAATTTATTGAGTTTATTCGAACAGATGCTGTTGCATCGCTGACGGAAGCAGAACGAGAATCCATGGCTGACTTGCTGGCAAAGAAGCCCGAGAAAAAATCGGCCCTGGAGAATCTTGGGGCTGTGTTTGAAGGTCGCAGTGAAACCAAATGGACGCTGGATGAGCTGTCAGCGGCAGCTCAGTCTGAGATGACCGGGCGTGACTTTGGTAATGGCCAGAAGATGTTCGCTGCAGCTGGTTGTTATGCGTGTCACCGATTCGGCAGTGTGGGGGGAATGACAGGCCCGGACCTGACGTCCGCGGGCCGACGGTTTTCTGCGCATGACCTGCTCGACCAGGTGCTGAACCCAAGCAAAGTCATCAACGAGCAGTTTTCGGCAATCACGGTTCTGACAGAAGATGGACTGACACATACCGGTGTTGTTGTAAATCTGAATGGTGATTCGATGACGCTGAACACGGATCTGACCGATCCCAATCAACGCGTCAATATTGATCGGAAGCAGATTGAAGAACTCATTGTTTCAACGACCTCTCCGATGCCCGCCGGGCTCTTTAATCGGATGACAAAAGACGAGATTCTGGATCTTATGGCTTACCTGATCAGTGGGGGAGATATGGCTCATGAGTATTTCAAACAGTAG
- a CDS encoding family 16 glycoside hydrolase, translated as MSAFRLITQLTIVVVLSCLEARTNAETPTPPKGFRAIFNGNDLTGWYGWNPHLSAKLEGEKKEASLAQQRKEFPGHWRIENGELVNDGHGPYATTEEDFGDIELQLEYKTVAGADSGIYLRGTPQVQIWDWNQKFDPRRPTRLPHMGSGGLFNNTPGTLGRDPSLVADKPFGAWNQFRIRQIGARTWVWLNGRAVVEGAIMENYWDRTQPLPERGPIMLQTHGGEIRWRNIFVREISKAEGQRVLAAFNPLPDPTAFDVSYGPHVKQRIHFWKAESEKPTPLLFFIHGGGWQGGGRLSGLTNVLPEMLKNGISVASVEYRFIKEATEDGVVPPVKAPLHDAARALQFVRSKAAEWNIDKARIAASGGSAGACSSLWLAFHPDMADPASEDPVARESTRLLCAAVNGAQTTLDPKQMKEWTPNSRYGGHAFGFAGDPAKKLSQFDQFLAERDNILPWIAEYSPYALVSSDDPPVYLYFSAPPALGQDQKDPTHTSNFGVKLQEHCSDNGVKCELVYPGAPDVTHETTTSYLINALTGDP; from the coding sequence ATGTCTGCATTCAGGTTAATCACCCAATTGACGATCGTGGTTGTCTTATCGTGTCTGGAAGCCAGAACGAATGCCGAAACGCCAACACCCCCCAAAGGCTTCAGGGCCATCTTTAATGGCAACGATTTGACCGGTTGGTACGGCTGGAATCCTCACTTGTCTGCGAAGCTGGAAGGAGAAAAAAAAGAGGCCAGCCTGGCGCAGCAGCGAAAAGAATTTCCAGGCCATTGGCGGATCGAAAATGGTGAGCTGGTGAATGACGGCCACGGTCCCTACGCCACAACGGAAGAAGACTTTGGTGATATCGAGCTTCAGCTGGAGTACAAGACTGTTGCAGGAGCGGACAGCGGGATCTATCTGCGCGGGACACCGCAGGTTCAGATCTGGGATTGGAATCAGAAGTTTGATCCACGTCGTCCAACACGACTGCCTCACATGGGTTCCGGCGGACTTTTCAATAATACGCCGGGGACACTTGGGCGCGACCCTTCGCTGGTTGCTGACAAGCCGTTCGGTGCGTGGAATCAGTTTCGGATTCGTCAGATTGGTGCCCGCACCTGGGTCTGGCTGAACGGCCGCGCGGTCGTCGAAGGCGCCATCATGGAAAACTACTGGGATCGAACTCAGCCATTGCCGGAACGCGGTCCCATCATGCTGCAGACGCACGGTGGTGAAATTCGATGGAGAAATATCTTTGTTCGAGAGATCTCAAAGGCTGAAGGTCAGCGAGTGCTTGCGGCATTCAATCCCCTGCCAGATCCTACGGCGTTCGATGTTTCGTATGGTCCTCACGTGAAGCAGCGCATTCACTTCTGGAAGGCGGAATCAGAAAAGCCGACGCCATTGTTGTTTTTTATTCATGGTGGAGGCTGGCAGGGTGGGGGACGTTTGTCGGGCCTGACAAACGTATTGCCCGAAATGCTGAAGAACGGGATTTCCGTCGCCTCTGTGGAATATCGATTTATCAAAGAAGCGACGGAAGATGGTGTGGTTCCGCCAGTCAAGGCGCCGTTGCATGACGCTGCCCGGGCGCTTCAGTTTGTGCGAAGCAAAGCAGCCGAATGGAATATCGACAAAGCACGCATTGCAGCATCGGGTGGATCTGCAGGTGCCTGCTCCAGTCTTTGGCTGGCCTTTCATCCGGATATGGCCGATCCAGCCAGCGAAGATCCTGTTGCCCGTGAATCGACCCGCCTGCTTTGTGCGGCAGTCAATGGGGCTCAGACAACGCTCGATCCGAAGCAGATGAAAGAATGGACTCCCAATAGCCGTTACGGCGGGCATGCATTTGGTTTTGCTGGTGATCCTGCAAAAAAACTGTCTCAGTTCGATCAGTTCCTCGCCGAACGTGACAATATTCTTCCCTGGATTGCAGAATACTCTCCCTACGCCCTCGTTTCGTCTGACGATCCGCCCGTCTATTTGTACTTCAGTGCTCCGCCCGCTTTGGGGCAGGACCAGAAGGATCCAACCCACACCTCCAACTTTGGTGTGAAGCTTCAGGAACACTGCTCCGACAACGGAGTCAAGTGTGAACTGGTTTATCCCGGGGCTCCTGATGTGACGCACGAAACGACCACCAGCTATCTGATCAACGCGCTGACGGGAGATCCGTAA